CCTCAGCAAAGGTGAGGGCTGAGCCAAGACCCCCATCTCATCCCACTGCATGGAGCATCCTGGTGCCCAGCCTAAACgctcccctgccctgctgcGGGGCTGTCCTGTGTCCAATGGGATGATGTCCCATATGGCTAATAGGGGCTGTCCCATTAGATGGTGCCCAATGTCTGAAGGGGGGATGTTCACATAGGGGTGTCCCCTTGCACCTCATCcttacagctttgcttttggcACAGGGTTGTGTATCGCACAGAGTACAGACAGGCAGTGCGCACTGACTACCGCCGGCGCTACCAATGCTGCCTGGGTTACTATGAAAGCAGGGACGCCTGTGTCCGTGagtggggtggatggggggtgaggggggggtcCTGGGTTGTCCCTTGCTCACCTCCCAGCTGTGTACCTGCAGCACGTTGCACCCAGGAGTGTGTCCATGGGCGGTGTGTGGCCCCTGAGCGTTGCCAATGTGAGCCGGGTTGGAGGGGACATGACTGCTCCAGTGGTGAGTGGGGaggggacatagggacccctGGGTTGGGGGGATggagtggggctgtgggggttTTGTGAGGGTGTGTGATGAGATGTCCTGGGGGTGAAGATGGAAAGGAGTGAgatgagatggggatggggtcgGAGTTGGGGATGAGATGGGAACAGCGATGGGGATGAGGGTGGATGGAgttggggatggggatgggctgggcttgggatggagatggggatgggggtgaaTATAAGGATGTGACTGGGGCTGGGCCGTGGGACATAGCATTGTTCTCACCCATGCAGAATGTGATGAGCATTCGTGGGGCCAGAACTGTGAGAGCCGCTGTGACTGCCACCATGGAGCCCCCTGTGATCCCCTGAATGGGGTCTGTACCTGCCCCCCTGGCTTCACCCCCCCACTGTGCCACCAGCCCTGCCCATCTGGCTTCTATGGCCCCGACTGCCTCCTGCACTGCCCATGCCACCATGGGGCCCCCTGCAATGCCTCCACTGGTGCCTGCCTCTGCCCCCCAGGATATGCTGGCCCACTGTGAGTGAGGGTCCCTGTGGTGCCCAGAGGGTAGGGGGAACTGTTTGCATcctcaaagcttgctttcctTGCAGCTGTGAGGTGCTGTGCCCCGAGGGGACACCGTGCAACACTCACTGCCCCTGCCAGAATGGAGGTATCTGCCACCCCCCCGGCTCCAGCACCTGCGTTTGCCCCCATGGATGGATGGTAGGTGGGATGTGCCCCCCTTCTGCTCATGGTATGGGGTTCCTTCTGGCCCTGCTGACTGTACAACTCTATGGCAGGGGGACATCTGCTCTATACCGTGCCCCCCCGGGCGCTTTGGTCCCAGCTGCCTGGGGGAGTGTCGCTGCCACAACGGGGGCATCTGTGACCCCCTTGGGGGGCAGTGCAAGTGTGCACCTGGCTACACTGGAGAGCAGTGAgtggggatggggcacacagggggctgggggagatggggagtGAGGTACAGGGAGGCACGGGAATGAGGGATGGGGGACGTGGGGTGAAGGCACATAGGAATGGGGAcgtgggtgggatggggcacacagggggctgggggagatggggagtGAGGTACAGGGAGGCACGGGAATGAGGGATGGGGGACGTGGGGTGAAGGCACATAGGAATGGGGAcgtgggtgggatggggcacACAGGGGGTTGGAGTGGCAGCAGTGGATGCAAAGGGGtacacagggatggggcacacagGGGATGGGGGCAACCAAGACCTGGTGCTGCCCGAGCAGGACCTGGAGGCAGCCTGGCATACAATGAGCTGCACGGTCTCAGCTTGGGGCAGAGAAGGAGGGTCTGGTTGCCACCATGGGGCTGTGTCACCCCCTTTGTCCCCATACAGGTGCAGGGAGAGATGCCCAGTAGGGAGGTATGGGCAGGACTGCCAGGAGAGCTGTGACTGTGCCAATGGGGGACAGTGCTTCCATGTGGATGGTGCATGCCTGTGTGAGGCTGGCTTTCAGGGCAGCCGTTGTGAGGAGCCCCGCTGCCTTCCCGGCCTCTATGGCATCCAGTGTCAAAGCCAATGCCTCTgtcacccccagcacagccagaggTAGGTGATGTGCCCTCCCTTTATCCCCTGCATCATTCACATAGCCCCTACCCAGTACTCCCAGTGCCTGGACTGGGAGCTCTGGGTGCTGAGTTGGGTAACCCCAGCTGCCACCCGCTGCTCGGTGAGTGCTCGTGTCGCcctggctgggctgggctctTCTGCAATGAAAGCTGCCCCCCCGGCACCTTTGGGACTGGCTGCTTACAGCTCTGCCTCTGCCTCAATGGGGGCACCTGCGATGGGACCACCGGGCGCTGCCACTGCCCTCCTGGCTACACGGTGAGTCCCCGAGCTGCTCCTGCTGATGGGATATGGGGAAGGCATGGGGAGCAGTGGTGAGGGACATGGGGGTCAAGGGATCCTTAGGGAGGACACCCTCAGGGCACCTTCTGGATGGGTTTGGGGTCTGGTTATCCCTGGGGGTAGTTGGGGGTCAATGGATCCTTGGGGAGGACACCCTCAGGGCACCTTCTGGATGGGTTTGGGGTCTGGTTATCCCTGGGGTTTAGTTTAGGGTCCAGGCATCCTTGGGGGAGGGCTCAGCATTGTAGCATCCAGGTGAGTCCCCTGGGAGCTCAAGATTTTGGGGTCACCCCTCTGCCTCCAGTATCACTGCACCAAGGGAAGGCAGGGGGCTGGTTTGTGGCCTCTCAGTCCCCCCACATTCTTACCCTCCCCCCAGGATGAGCATTGCTCCTCCCTGTGCCCTTCAGACACCTTTGGGGTGAACTGCTCTGAGCGCTGCTCCTGCCAGCACGGCGTTGCGTGCTCCCCCATCGATGGCTCCTGCATCTGCAAGGAAGGTGGGCACACAGCAAGGGTGGGCTGGGGACAGCTGGGGTGATGTATGGCCATCTCCATGCCCACCCCATCACCCTCTCGCTCTGCAGGTTGGCACGGACCTGACTGCTCCAAACCGTGTCCTGATGGCACCTGGGGCCCTGGCTGCAATGGGAGTTGCAACTGTGCCCATGGAGCcacctgcagtgcacagagtGGGGTCTGTAGCTGCACCCCAGGATGGCACGGCCCCCATTGCCACCAGCCCTGCCCGGTGAGTGTCCCCATCACAGCACTGGAACGTGGTGTCACCATCTCCAGCATCACCACCATCCTCAGTGCCACCCTCTCCAATGCTGATTTCATCCCTGAATCCCAGAATGGGACATTtggtgctggctgtgggcagcGCTGCGAATGTGCCCATGCAGATGGCTGTGACCCCATCACTGGAGAGTGCCACTGCCTGCCTGGGTGGACaggtgagggagctggggtgggGATACCCCCCCCCGTGCCCTTCCCTTGTCCCTCATTGCTCTTGCTGCCCATAGGGCTGCAGTGCAAGCAGAGCTGCCCGCAGGGCTCCTGGGGCCGAGGCTGCCgccagctctgtgtgtgccGCAATGGAGCATCGTGCTCTCCTGAAGATGGATCCTGCACCTGCACCCCAGGCTTCCGTGGTCCCACGTGCCAGCGCCGTGAGTGCCCTATAGGGGGGTTCTCCCCATCCCTTGAACCCCATGGGGCTGAGGCTGGGTGCGCTCGTCTCACAGCACCCCATGCTTGCAGAGTGCCCTCCTGGCCGCTATGGGAAGAGGtgtgcactgagctgctcttGTGCCAATGGTTCCTCCTGCCACCACGCCACCGGTGCCTGCCTatgtgctgcaggctggagcGGCCCCCATTGCTCCCAGCGTGagtatggggatatggggatagggatggggactGGCTTCAAGGGGGCTGATCATCCCCTGGACCCACCACCAGCCTGCACACCCGGCTCCTGGGGGGACTCCTGCTCCCAACGCTGCCAGTGCCACCATAGGGGGACGTGTGACCCTGTTGAAGGGACGTGCCACTGCCCTGCAGGATGGACAGGAACCAGCTGTGAAGAAGgtagggaccccccccccctgctGCTGTAGCTCTGTGCACCTCCATGGTGCAGCCTGGGGGTCTTTGGGGAGTGATTTGGGGCCACTGTATGGAGCTCTATGAGGCCACCCACCCCCTGTACCCCTGCAGAGTGCCCCCCTGGGACCTTTGGATTGCAGTGTGACCAGCTGTGCCGCTGTCCCCACAATGTCACCTGCCACCCCGTGACTGGGATGTGCCCATGTGCCCCAGGCAGGACCGGACCCCACTGTGAAGCTGGTGAATAGGCATGGGAGAGTCTGGGGGCAAGATGGGGGGCCATTTCCCCACCTCTCCTAAGGACTGTCCCTATCTCCTACATCTACAGGGAACCCCGATCAGCCCTATACCATCGTGCCAGCCCCACCATTGGCCTATAGCACTCTGGGGATGGTGGTCAGCCTGGTGGCCCTGGTGGCTCTGCTGGTGACCGTGGTGGTTGTGGCACTGTGTTACCGCCACCggcagaagggaaaggagaacaGGCACCTGGCCGTGGCATACACAGCAGGACGGATGGACACATCTGAGTACGTGGTACCAGGTGAGCAGCACACTGGGATGTGGCTCCGGGTCTCCCCGGCACCAGGGCTGATGTCTGTCCCTTAGATGTGCCACCGAACCACACGCATTACTACTCCAACCCCAGCTATCACACGCTGTCCCAGTGCACTCTGCCTGCCCCTGGCAGCCAGGATAGAGCCAGCTCCTTAAAGGTATGGCACATTATGGTGGCATGGTGCAGCGTGGCACCACTGCTGGTTGCCCTGCAGCTATGGGGCAAGACCAAAGCAAGACCTGCTTTGGCTGCAGgtccccagctcccagcccttccCTGGTGCAGAGAGGCCTTAT
This DNA window, taken from Coturnix japonica isolate 7356 chromosome 25, Coturnix japonica 2.1, whole genome shotgun sequence, encodes the following:
- the PEAR1 gene encoding platelet endothelial aggregation receptor 1 isoform X1, encoding MGSLEPTSGAAVRMVLRTVVLALHACLLSALHPSDPNVCSYWESFTAAVKESYSKPHIVTSTEPCTGTARQSQPCPQQRVVYRTEYRQAVRTDYRRRYQCCLGYYESRDACVPRCTQECVHGRCVAPERCQCEPGWRGHDCSSECDEHSWGQNCESRCDCHHGAPCDPLNGVCTCPPGFTPPLCHQPCPSGFYGPDCLLHCPCHHGAPCNASTGACLCPPGYAGPLCEVLCPEGTPCNTHCPCQNGGICHPPGSSTCVCPHGWMGDICSIPCPPGRFGPSCLGECRCHNGGICDPLGGQCKCAPGYTGEQCRERCPVGRYGQDCQESCDCANGGQCFHVDGACLCEAGFQGSRCEEPRCLPGLYGIQCQSQCLCHPQHSQSCHPLLGECSCRPGWAGLFCNESCPPGTFGTGCLQLCLCLNGGTCDGTTGRCHCPPGYTDEHCSSLCPSDTFGVNCSERCSCQHGVACSPIDGSCICKEGWHGPDCSKPCPDGTWGPGCNGSCNCAHGATCSAQSGVCSCTPGWHGPHCHQPCPNGTFGAGCGQRCECAHADGCDPITGECHCLPGWTGLQCKQSCPQGSWGRGCRQLCVCRNGASCSPEDGSCTCTPGFRGPTCQRQCPPGRYGKRCALSCSCANGSSCHHATGACLCAAGWSGPHCSQPCTPGSWGDSCSQRCQCHHRGTCDPVEGTCHCPAGWTGTSCEEECPPGTFGLQCDQLCRCPHNVTCHPVTGMCPCAPGRTGPHCEAGNPDQPYTIVPAPPLAYSTLGMVVSLVALVALLVTVVVVALCYRHRQKGKENRHLAVAYTAGRMDTSEYVVPDVPPNHTHYYSNPSYHTLSQCTLPAPGSQDRASSLKVPSSQPFPGAERPYGSEGNATLPPDWKHLGAPPQGPRGGGQMDRSYSYSYTCSLGKYYSTEHPQEGLRASGSSLASENPYATIKDVPSPLAKAPEGSYMEMKSPVQREMSYAEIGLLEEPDSNEDESSPGGAEGAAPTRDVLNHYDSPKNSHIPSHYDVPPVRHPPSPPLRRKDR
- the PEAR1 gene encoding platelet endothelial aggregation receptor 1 isoform X2 gives rise to the protein MVLRTVVLALHACLLSALHPSDPNVCSYWESFTAAVKESYSKPHIVTSTEPCTGTARQSQPCPQQRVVYRTEYRQAVRTDYRRRYQCCLGYYESRDACVPRCTQECVHGRCVAPERCQCEPGWRGHDCSSECDEHSWGQNCESRCDCHHGAPCDPLNGVCTCPPGFTPPLCHQPCPSGFYGPDCLLHCPCHHGAPCNASTGACLCPPGYAGPLCEVLCPEGTPCNTHCPCQNGGICHPPGSSTCVCPHGWMGDICSIPCPPGRFGPSCLGECRCHNGGICDPLGGQCKCAPGYTGEQCRERCPVGRYGQDCQESCDCANGGQCFHVDGACLCEAGFQGSRCEEPRCLPGLYGIQCQSQCLCHPQHSQSCHPLLGECSCRPGWAGLFCNESCPPGTFGTGCLQLCLCLNGGTCDGTTGRCHCPPGYTDEHCSSLCPSDTFGVNCSERCSCQHGVACSPIDGSCICKEGWHGPDCSKPCPDGTWGPGCNGSCNCAHGATCSAQSGVCSCTPGWHGPHCHQPCPNGTFGAGCGQRCECAHADGCDPITGECHCLPGWTGLQCKQSCPQGSWGRGCRQLCVCRNGASCSPEDGSCTCTPGFRGPTCQRQCPPGRYGKRCALSCSCANGSSCHHATGACLCAAGWSGPHCSQPCTPGSWGDSCSQRCQCHHRGTCDPVEGTCHCPAGWTGTSCEEECPPGTFGLQCDQLCRCPHNVTCHPVTGMCPCAPGRTGPHCEAGNPDQPYTIVPAPPLAYSTLGMVVSLVALVALLVTVVVVALCYRHRQKGKENRHLAVAYTAGRMDTSEYVVPDVPPNHTHYYSNPSYHTLSQCTLPAPGSQDRASSLKVPSSQPFPGAERPYGSEGNATLPPDWKHLGAPPQGPRGGGQMDRSYSYSYTCSLGKYYSTEHPQEGLRASGSSLASENPYATIKDVPSPLAKAPEGSYMEMKSPVQREMSYAEIGLLEEPDSNEDESSPGGAEGAAPTRDVLNHYDSPKNSHIPSHYDVPPVRHPPSPPLRRKDR